Genomic DNA from Misgurnus anguillicaudatus chromosome 18, ASM2758022v2, whole genome shotgun sequence:
ATATTCCCAACATATATTTCATGTGGCATTAAAGGTTGGGTTTTCTTTCTCTGCCGATGCTGAATGAAGGCCACCATCATTAGATGTTGATAAAAGCTTTGGGGCGGCTGAACCAACAGTCATCACAGACGGAGGTCGACTGCGACCGACGACTTTTTCGTTCACAGAAATGTACTTTCTACTGAAACACTTCCAACACTGTTTAGATATAATGTACAGCATCTCCACCACGTTCAGTACGATGCAGAGTATAGATGTGCATCCCATAATATAaagaaagatttttttctccgtGGCTTTAGAAATGTAGCAATCCACAGTATTGGGGCATGGGCTCTCCTCACACTGAAGTAATCGAGGGACGTTAAAGCCGCTGTACAGGAAATAGAAAGCGAGTAGAGTCCCCACCTCGAATGAGGTTTTAAGGACCAAACTCATGATGTAGGTGAAGAGCAAACCTCCGTCTATGCTGCTCGTGCTCTGGTACAGTCGCCTCTTGTGTTTGCTCTCGCGGTGTTCTCGGTAAGCCACGTGCAGCGCCACCAACAGCGACGGTGTGGAGACCGTGATCAGCTGAATAGCCCACAGTCTCACCTGAGAGATGGGGAAGAAATGGTCGAAGCAGACCTGCTCGCAGCCCGGCTGCTGTGTGTTACACACGAACTCTTTAAACTCATCCTTCCACACCTGCTCGGCGGCGGCCACGAACACCAGGATCCGGAACACGAAGAGGATGGAGAGCCAAACCCGTCCGATGACTGTCGAGTATTTGTTTACTCCGCTCAACACGTTCTCCAGAAATCCCCAGTTCATCTTCTGTCGGCTGTCATCGGGCTGTCGGTGTAAAAATCACCCTGAAATCAACAGGAGAGGTTTTGTTCTGGTCAAATTTGCTTATGAGACAGGAACCTCCGGAAAGTTTGCATTTtgcaaaatacataaaaagatAATTTCAGCTCAAAAAGTGCTTCTGCTGTATTCCATGAAAATAAATGTCTGTTCAATCTAAAATATGCTTgcaatattggacagaacagtGTGTTCTGTGCAATTAAAAACAAGCCAGTacttttgttttgatatttATGTGCCATTATATGAATATTTGGAGTattgtaaaacattaaaaacctCTTTAGAAAGATAAGCACCCCACTTTACACTAATCTGAAAAAGTGCTTCATAAATGAGAATAATACAGCAGAAGAGAATTAGagataaattaatacaaatgtGCTACTATATGAACAGTAAATACTCATGTCATCGTATACAGATGATCAGACTTTTGCAAATAAAATACTGGTATGCACGTCTTAGAGAAATAGGTCTTATTTACCTGTGAATTTGGTCAGATTCCTCTTTTCTGCTGTTTTCTCTGTTTGGTAAAGACTGAAGAGTGCCTCTCTGCTATTTGATAGTCAAATACACCTGGCGTAGGTGCCGCACCTGTTTGGTTTCCATGGGAGAGCTCCTATGTCAATGGAAACACTTCAAGCCAACCAGAGTAATAATGGACCAATCAGATGCTTTATCGCAGTACATGATTCCTGGTAAACAGAACATGTGATGATTTCGTATCCTACTGCAGTGTTATCACTGTAAACACTCACTGTGGGTTGTGTTCAACTTAACTCATcagatgaacacacacacacacacacttgtgtCCTTGGTGTAATGTTACTGCAGCGTACAGTAGTTTCTTCATTTCAGTCTCATCTCAACAGTTTAAGCAGCACATTTTTGTGGAGCTTTGCTaagaaaactatatttaaaaaactatatttgaCATAACATGCATTGTGAGTTAAATATTGTTTGGAGCCGAAAAGAAATGAGTTTGTATTTTACTGGCAGTTTGTTGATGTGATAAAGGAAACAGATGTCATTTCAGTCATCTAACACAACTTCCACTGATAGTGGAGCGTCATCTTCCTCATTTGACCACAAACAGAAACATCACAGTATTATTATACAAATCTATATTCTTTCAAGCACTTCCTTTAAggtcaaaaatatgtttaatgtTGAAGTTTGGTAAGTTAATCTTTTCATTCCcataacatttgtttatttaaagtgactGATATGGGCCTTACATATCATTTGTAAGTTAAGCTTTAATGTTACTGTGTTGGCTGTTCCTCAATCTAAAAAAGAAGTCAAAAGGGAATTGGGTGATTCTGGCGAAATTAGGCtcatgaggtgtcatgaaacattttgataaaaaaagtaaatgcaaagtaagagtatcaaaataagatgcatacagttacaaacatttcaATTTTGCACATGAtctcaaatgacatcatacaaaccaattttgttttttttcccacatttaaggggaaaattttcattaccgcaacgtgtccatgactggatttgggttctttgacatggaaatatttatgattaaaaaaaaaaaaaacttcagtgcatgttatactataaacatttacagtaaagaaacatgtggtatttttgGTGACCATTGCTatatgtagagacaataataaggaatataaatgtgtcatcctccgcaacaattttcaatcattgtttaagccctcaaagaacactttcaaaaaaaaaaaaaattggttggaagggacataattgactgtgacacttaagatggctaccagctaagcaattcttattttttctccccagataaaagttgaaattttgtttgttatagtacctagacaactttttggTTCTCATTAacaaacatgagtttgtaaatgcatgtatttaatgtaatatcatgttgcggtaatgataatttttgataatgataattttaacaatgtaaataaatctatatgaaatatttttttaaatcctctaaaaataatgattatagtaagttcagaccttaatcttatatgtgcaaaaaaaaaaaaaacttttggcttcagggctttttaaaaattctgatgctgccTAAATCTGGactttgtgagaatcacccaatagGGCTTTCTCTAGTAGCTCCTAAACTGTAGAACAGTCTGCACCTTTATATTCACAATCTGCAGACTCCATCCAGAGGTTTTTAAGGTGTAGTTGAAGACTCATCTCTTCAGCCAGGCCTTTGAAGTAAGGGATCTTTAATTTTGTTTACAGGAACCTTTTACACTTGTCCAGTCGCATGTAAGAGTTTTGTGAAATCTTTTCTGTTTTCCTTATTGTGCAGCACTATGGGCAACAAAGTTgcatttaaatgtgctatattaataaataaaagttcACAAAGGGTAGAATCAACTTCTCCTAACTGTGAGAATAGCAGGCATCCTCCCAGCCTTCAGGCACAAATTCAACATCCATCTTTTTAGAGATTTATTGTGTATATGCTGTGATGAATTTGTTTATATGTAAGTTAGTAGAACTGTAACAGAAGGTACTGATCCAGGTTAGTGTCACTTATTGCAGAAAACTAATGTAACACAGGTGCACATTCAGTTTTAATGACTGGCCATAAATTACTGATGAGATCTGTGGCACTGATCTTATTACCAGTGCAGAGACTGAATGTAGTCAAATACAGAATATTATACATTGTTTCCTTCATCAAACTACAGTAGATGTAGTGATGCTGCTTACCATATATATGAATGATACATCAGTGCTTGTTATTCCATAAAATATCacttacatatacacatataaacatATCCTACACATGTAACAACTCAGCCTACGCTGACCATATCCAACACTTTTACTCTTAACACGTCTACTCCAACCACCTGTCATGTTGTGTCTGCCAGATAATTCACAGAAATTTACTGTATGTGATCCTGTGGTCTGTGTAATCCAATCTAAAGTTTCATGATCTAACGATGAGAATAGGAATTTCATTTCACTCGTTGATTTTAATCCTTGATTTCATTTGGGCATttaacagatgcttttatccaaagcaacttacaaagattaggaaacaaGAAAGCGATTTGTCATAGGGAGGCAATAATACAAGTGCTTATGCCACGCTATAAAtgttcaatctttgacatgaccataCACACTTAATATTA
This window encodes:
- the gjb7 gene encoding gap junction beta-7 protein, which gives rise to MNWGFLENVLSGVNKYSTVIGRVWLSILFVFRILVFVAAAEQVWKDEFKEFVCNTQQPGCEQVCFDHFFPISQVRLWAIQLITVSTPSLLVALHVAYREHRESKHKRRLYQSTSSIDGGLLFTYIMSLVLKTSFEVGTLLAFYFLYSGFNVPRLLQCEESPCPNTVDCYISKATEKKIFLYIMGCTSILCIVLNVVEMLYIISKQCWKCFSRKYISVNEKVVGRSRPPSVMTVGSAAPKLLSTSNDGGLHSASAEKENPTFNAT